One part of the Arthrobacter sp. EM1 genome encodes these proteins:
- a CDS encoding bifunctional 3'-5' exonuclease/DNA polymerase encodes MYLLLAAHADGAALQELTADGAPHPDKPEPRVVSAAGLAGVVRELEQRRPRWIWHRTQNWYPVLLAAGVELERCYDLALCGAILAHSEFTAHTGYAQNAEKLTQDDELELPRALQPPPPPADQGALFDDPGVRHKPRHSLEELRAEYAAQQHALAQLGGTGVERPADHRKQRLQLLLAAESAGALIAAEMQHTGVPWRAELHEQILADYLGPRPPLGHRPAKLESLAVELRLLLNSPSLNPDSPQELMRALHRNGIEVKTTRQWELQELTHPAIEPLLAFKKLSRLHAANGWTWLDAWVKNGRFQPEYVVGAVVSGRWASRGGGALQIPRQIRGAVHADPGCKLIVADASQLEPRVLVALAQDARMAEAARDKDLYAGIAAQGFGGDRAKAKVALLGAIYGATTGESGRLMPQLTRTYPRAVGFVEQAAREGEAGRTVTSRLGRSSPPPSEHWRQSQHSTSAEEQRRAESIARSRGRFTRNFVVQGSAADWAACWLAELRRRLRAMRADGGPAGELVFFLHDEVMVHCPDAAVADCIRAIEEAANTAKELLFGRIPVEFPVSVAVVDSYDNAK; translated from the coding sequence ATGTACCTGCTGCTTGCCGCCCACGCTGACGGCGCAGCCCTCCAGGAACTCACCGCGGACGGTGCCCCGCACCCGGACAAACCCGAACCGCGGGTCGTCAGCGCAGCCGGCTTGGCCGGCGTCGTGCGTGAACTGGAACAGCGGCGGCCACGCTGGATCTGGCACCGTACACAGAACTGGTACCCCGTTCTGCTGGCGGCCGGCGTCGAACTGGAACGTTGCTACGACCTCGCGTTGTGCGGTGCGATCCTGGCGCATTCGGAGTTCACCGCCCACACCGGGTATGCGCAGAACGCCGAAAAGTTGACCCAGGACGATGAGCTGGAGCTGCCGCGGGCGCTCCAGCCGCCGCCCCCGCCAGCCGACCAAGGTGCCTTGTTCGATGACCCCGGCGTGCGTCATAAGCCGCGCCATAGCCTCGAGGAACTCCGCGCCGAATACGCTGCCCAGCAGCACGCGCTGGCCCAATTAGGCGGGACCGGCGTTGAACGCCCCGCCGACCACCGCAAGCAGCGCCTCCAGCTGTTGCTCGCCGCCGAGTCCGCCGGCGCCTTGATCGCGGCGGAAATGCAGCACACCGGAGTGCCGTGGCGTGCGGAACTGCACGAGCAAATCCTGGCGGACTATCTCGGCCCCCGGCCCCCGCTGGGCCACCGCCCGGCCAAGCTGGAGTCGCTCGCCGTAGAGTTGCGGCTGCTGCTGAATTCCCCGTCGCTCAATCCGGATTCCCCGCAGGAACTTATGCGGGCGCTGCACCGGAACGGCATCGAGGTGAAGACCACCAGGCAGTGGGAACTGCAGGAATTGACGCACCCGGCGATCGAGCCGCTGCTTGCGTTCAAGAAACTCTCCCGCCTGCACGCCGCCAACGGCTGGACTTGGCTGGATGCCTGGGTCAAGAACGGCCGGTTCCAGCCGGAGTACGTCGTAGGCGCGGTGGTCTCCGGCCGATGGGCTTCGCGCGGCGGCGGCGCGCTGCAGATTCCGCGCCAGATCCGGGGAGCCGTCCATGCCGATCCCGGGTGCAAACTGATCGTCGCCGACGCCTCCCAGCTTGAACCCAGGGTGCTCGTGGCGCTGGCACAGGATGCCAGGATGGCCGAGGCCGCGCGCGATAAGGACCTGTATGCCGGCATCGCTGCGCAGGGTTTCGGCGGCGACCGCGCCAAAGCCAAAGTGGCGTTGCTTGGCGCAATCTACGGGGCCACTACCGGTGAGTCCGGGCGCCTGATGCCGCAGCTGACCCGCACCTATCCGCGGGCCGTCGGCTTTGTGGAGCAGGCCGCCCGCGAAGGTGAAGCCGGCAGGACTGTCACCTCCCGTCTGGGCCGCAGCAGCCCGCCACCCTCTGAGCACTGGCGGCAAAGCCAGCATTCGACCAGCGCCGAGGAGCAGCGCCGGGCCGAATCGATCGCCCGCTCACGCGGAAGGTTCACCCGCAATTTTGTCGTGCAGGGCTCCGCGGCGGACTGGGCTGCCTGCTGGCTGGCAGAACTGCGACGCCGGCTCCGCGCCATGCGCGCGGACGGTGGCCCCGCCGGGGAGCTGGTCTTCTTTTTGCACGACGAGGTGATGGTCCACTGCCCCGATGCCGCGGTAGCCGACTGCATCCGCGCTATCGAAGAGGCTGCGAACACCGCCAAGGAACTGCTCTTCGGCCGGATACCCGTCGAATTCCCGGTGAGCGTCGCGGTTGTGGACTCGTACGACAACGCCAAATAG
- a CDS encoding NAD(P)/FAD-dependent oxidoreductase, whose protein sequence is MTDSCDVLVVGAGLAGLQCARELEAAGRGVLVWEAADDVGGRIRTDRIDGFLVDRGFQVLNPAYPAVRRWVDVEALGLQAFGAGIRVRRQDSLTVLAHPVHEPRLLLQTLRSGLLGPRSVAGLLRWAAPAFAGPRRRGKDVALREALDRAGCSGGLRTVVDQFLAGVLLEDEGSTSNAFALELLRVFAAGVPGLPRDGMHALPRQLAAALSVPVRTSTRVESITPDGKGTLVTAADSAIRARHVVLATDPVDAARLAGSPAPAMKGVLTHWFAADSAPSDVNMLCVDGRGNPGGPLVNAAVISNAAPSYAPAGRHLIQTSALFGPGRPVPADDEVRRHAGEIFGSATAGWELVARHEVPRALPLQPPPLRSPGPVEDLAGPIICGDYRDAASINGALVSGRRAALSVLGRPR, encoded by the coding sequence ATGACGGATTCGTGTGATGTGTTGGTGGTGGGCGCCGGCCTCGCCGGGTTGCAGTGCGCCCGAGAATTGGAGGCGGCCGGGCGCGGGGTACTGGTCTGGGAAGCCGCCGATGACGTCGGCGGCAGAATCCGGACGGACCGGATCGACGGGTTCCTCGTTGACCGTGGCTTTCAGGTATTGAATCCCGCCTACCCGGCGGTCCGGCGCTGGGTCGACGTCGAGGCGCTGGGGCTTCAGGCCTTCGGTGCCGGCATCCGCGTCCGCCGGCAGGACTCATTGACGGTCCTGGCCCACCCGGTGCACGAGCCCCGCCTGCTCCTCCAGACCCTGCGCAGCGGCCTCCTTGGCCCCCGCTCCGTCGCGGGACTGCTGCGGTGGGCGGCGCCGGCATTTGCCGGTCCCCGGCGGCGGGGCAAGGATGTTGCGCTGCGGGAAGCCCTGGACCGGGCCGGATGCTCCGGCGGCCTGCGCACGGTGGTGGACCAATTCCTTGCCGGCGTGCTGCTGGAGGACGAGGGCAGCACCTCCAACGCCTTTGCCCTGGAACTGCTGCGGGTCTTTGCGGCGGGGGTGCCGGGACTGCCGCGGGACGGTATGCATGCGCTCCCGCGGCAGTTGGCGGCCGCTCTGAGCGTCCCGGTACGGACCTCGACCCGGGTGGAGTCGATCACGCCGGACGGGAAAGGAACCCTGGTCACCGCCGCGGATTCGGCCATCCGGGCCCGCCACGTTGTTCTTGCCACCGATCCAGTGGACGCCGCCAGGTTGGCGGGGAGCCCTGCGCCGGCCATGAAAGGTGTGCTCACGCACTGGTTTGCCGCCGACTCGGCACCCAGCGACGTGAACATGCTCTGCGTTGACGGCCGCGGCAACCCCGGCGGCCCGCTGGTCAACGCTGCCGTCATTTCAAACGCGGCGCCGAGCTACGCACCCGCCGGTCGGCATCTGATCCAGACGTCAGCACTGTTCGGCCCGGGCCGCCCGGTTCCGGCTGACGACGAAGTCCGCCGCCATGCCGGCGAGATTTTCGGCTCCGCCACGGCCGGCTGGGAGCTTGTGGCAAGGCACGAGGTCCCCCGCGCCCTGCCGCTGCAACCACCGCCGCTGCGGTCCCCGGGGCCGGTGGAAGACCTGGCCGGGCCGATCATCTGCGGTGACTACCGGGACGCGGCATCCATCAACGGCGCGCTCGTCAGCGGCCGCCGCGCCGCGTTATCGGTCCTCGGACGGCCCAGGTGA
- the ssd gene encoding septum site-determining protein Ssd translates to MSRHQRSRSGPGTQAGAAGPGRWLPHESSETVLVTGSEVLRGEVERVVAASGGQLRTVPDIRAAAPFWDTAAVVLLGSDVRELPPRGRSPAVLVGLSEDGDSLWQLAAALGVDRVAVLPDAAAWLAEYLSRSRTPDPGGLVLGIVGGCGGGGASTAAVWLAHAAARQGIRVLLVDGDPWGGGLELALSAEETPGLRWPDLADASGTIDPRQLADSLPQAGGFHFLSWPGNREGHSGVAQAVAAGVLDGARRGFELVVVDVGRGAETLRTFAWDCDRLIVVLPALLRAAVATARLLQELPAVETSLVVRGRPGACLDAELIAESVALPLAGIMPDVRNATAATELGRLLDIGRQRNVRRFAGAVLDFGTGGAG, encoded by the coding sequence ATGAGCAGGCACCAGCGATCACGTTCCGGTCCCGGGACCCAAGCCGGCGCGGCGGGGCCCGGGCGGTGGCTGCCCCACGAGTCGTCGGAGACTGTGCTGGTCACCGGGTCCGAGGTGCTGCGCGGTGAGGTGGAGCGCGTTGTGGCGGCGTCCGGCGGCCAGTTGCGGACGGTGCCGGACATCAGGGCGGCGGCGCCCTTTTGGGACACGGCTGCGGTGGTGCTGCTCGGCAGCGACGTTCGGGAGTTGCCGCCGCGCGGACGGTCCCCGGCGGTGCTGGTTGGCCTCAGCGAGGATGGCGACAGCCTGTGGCAGCTCGCCGCCGCGCTCGGCGTCGATCGGGTCGCCGTGCTGCCCGATGCGGCGGCCTGGCTCGCTGAGTACCTGAGCCGGTCCCGCACCCCGGACCCGGGCGGGCTCGTCCTCGGGATCGTCGGGGGCTGTGGCGGCGGCGGCGCCAGCACCGCAGCGGTGTGGCTGGCGCATGCTGCGGCCCGGCAGGGTATCCGTGTCCTGCTCGTGGACGGCGACCCCTGGGGCGGCGGCCTGGAGCTTGCGCTCTCCGCCGAGGAAACACCGGGCCTGCGCTGGCCGGATCTGGCCGATGCCAGTGGCACGATCGATCCCAGACAGCTCGCCGATTCACTGCCCCAGGCGGGCGGATTTCACTTCCTTTCCTGGCCTGGGAACAGGGAAGGCCACAGCGGGGTGGCCCAGGCCGTGGCGGCGGGCGTGCTGGACGGGGCCAGGCGCGGCTTCGAGCTCGTTGTGGTCGACGTCGGCCGGGGTGCCGAGACGCTGCGGACGTTCGCCTGGGACTGCGACCGGCTGATTGTGGTCCTGCCGGCGCTGCTGCGGGCGGCCGTGGCGACGGCCCGGCTCCTGCAGGAACTTCCCGCAGTCGAGACGTCGCTGGTGGTGCGGGGAAGACCCGGGGCCTGCCTGGACGCGGAACTGATTGCAGAGTCCGTCGCGTTGCCCCTGGCCGGGATCATGCCGGACGTTAGAAACGCCACGGCCGCCACGGAGCTCGGGCGGCTGCTGGACATCGGGCGGCAGCGAAACGTTCGAAGGTTTGCCGGCGCGGTCCTGGACTTCGGCACTGGAGGGGCCGGGTGA
- a CDS encoding DUF2332 domain-containing protein, which produces MAAVGTAGREPDPAESPTGEWYRHFGTVDAPGNSECYAEWSVGIAADPELIRRIDQWPYNKRQPLLMLAAARFLGARISPYPEFRAFLDARWDDVSRTVLSRATQTNEAGRCATLLPSLAQAAASGNGRPLALIEVGASAGLALYPDRYGYAFDAGASVVRLSPAGATPGSYPVLGCTVTGPAPLPADLPHVVWRAGIDLNPLDVRNPGDVAWLEALIWPEQDFRRERLRRAIAIARSAPPLLVSGDLNDQLLALAARAPSDATLVVFHSAVMAYLDAESRDRFRATMSRLTAERGCHWLSNEGHTVIVQADGSSVVPEMDEARLRGRFLLLHNGAPVAITGPHGQSLDWL; this is translated from the coding sequence ATGGCCGCCGTCGGCACCGCCGGCCGGGAACCGGATCCTGCGGAGTCCCCCACCGGGGAGTGGTACCGGCACTTCGGCACCGTGGACGCGCCCGGCAATTCCGAGTGCTACGCCGAATGGTCCGTGGGCATCGCTGCGGACCCGGAGCTGATTCGGCGGATCGATCAGTGGCCGTACAACAAGCGCCAGCCGCTGCTGATGCTGGCCGCGGCCCGGTTCCTCGGCGCCCGGATCAGCCCCTACCCGGAATTCCGGGCATTCCTGGACGCCCGCTGGGATGACGTTTCGCGGACAGTGCTCAGCCGCGCAACCCAAACCAATGAGGCCGGGCGTTGCGCCACTTTGCTCCCTTCCCTGGCGCAGGCCGCCGCGTCCGGCAACGGGCGCCCGCTCGCGCTGATCGAAGTCGGCGCCTCAGCCGGGCTCGCACTTTATCCGGACCGCTACGGTTACGCGTTCGACGCCGGCGCCAGCGTCGTGCGGCTGTCCCCGGCGGGCGCCACGCCCGGTAGCTACCCCGTTCTGGGATGCACCGTCACCGGGCCGGCGCCGCTTCCGGCGGACCTGCCGCACGTCGTGTGGCGGGCGGGGATCGACCTTAATCCCCTGGACGTCAGGAATCCCGGGGACGTCGCGTGGCTGGAGGCGCTGATCTGGCCCGAGCAGGACTTCCGCCGTGAGCGCCTGCGCCGGGCGATCGCCATTGCGCGCTCCGCCCCGCCCCTCCTGGTCTCCGGGGACCTCAACGACCAGCTCCTCGCCCTCGCGGCGCGGGCGCCGTCGGACGCCACACTTGTGGTCTTCCACAGCGCGGTGATGGCCTACCTTGATGCGGAATCCCGCGACCGGTTCCGGGCCACCATGTCCCGGCTCACCGCCGAACGAGGCTGCCACTGGCTCTCCAACGAGGGCCACACCGTCATCGTCCAGGCGGATGGTTCCAGCGTGGTCCCGGAGATGGACGAGGCCCGGCTCCGCGGCCGGTTCCTGCTGCTGCACAATGGTGCACCGGTGGCGATCACCGGACCGCACGGCCAAAGCCTCGACTGGCTCTAG
- the nth gene encoding endonuclease III, with translation MSRTTSARPRATGESLLALKRRARRINKALAEQYPYAHAELDFRNPFELVVATVLSAQTTDVTVNQITPLLFARYPDARSLAEADPAELEAIVKPTGFFRAKSRNLMALATRLVDEYDGVVPGRLADLVTLPGVGRKTANVVLGNAFGIPGITVDTHFGRLARRFGWTESDDPVRIESDVAELFEPRDWTMLSHRVVFHGRRVCHSRKPACGACAAANWCPSYGMGETDPEKARKLLKYELAPGQEELLAKLLAETHRAAEIRMESQRKPL, from the coding sequence ATCTCCCGCACCACCAGCGCACGCCCGCGCGCGACGGGGGAATCGCTGCTGGCGTTGAAGCGCCGCGCCCGGCGGATCAACAAGGCGCTGGCCGAACAGTACCCCTACGCCCACGCCGAACTCGACTTCCGCAATCCGTTTGAACTGGTCGTGGCCACGGTGCTGTCCGCTCAGACCACGGATGTCACGGTCAACCAGATCACGCCCCTGTTGTTCGCCCGTTACCCGGACGCGCGGAGCCTGGCGGAGGCGGACCCGGCCGAGCTGGAGGCCATCGTCAAACCCACCGGGTTCTTCCGTGCGAAGTCCCGGAACCTGATGGCGCTGGCCACCCGGCTCGTGGATGAGTACGACGGTGTGGTGCCCGGCCGGCTCGCGGACCTGGTGACGCTCCCCGGCGTCGGGCGGAAGACCGCGAACGTGGTGCTGGGTAACGCCTTTGGTATCCCGGGGATCACCGTGGACACGCACTTTGGCCGTCTCGCCAGGCGTTTCGGCTGGACCGAGTCCGATGACCCGGTACGGATCGAGTCCGATGTTGCGGAATTGTTCGAGCCCCGCGACTGGACGATGCTCTCGCACCGGGTCGTGTTCCACGGCCGGCGGGTGTGCCATTCCCGAAAACCGGCGTGCGGCGCCTGTGCTGCCGCGAACTGGTGTCCCAGCTATGGCATGGGGGAAACCGACCCCGAGAAAGCCCGGAAGCTGCTGAAGTACGAGCTGGCCCCTGGCCAGGAGGAGCTGCTCGCCAAGCTCCTGGCCGAGACGCACCGCGCCGCGGAAATCCGGATGGAATCCCAGAGGAAACCGCTGTGA
- the aroQ gene encoding type II 3-dehydroquinate dehydratase, which produces MSEATTDGAGRGTILVLNGPNLNLLGTREPEKYGTATLADVEQLAKDAGAAHGLDVECFQSNHEGALVDAIHAARGKAVGIVINAGAYTHTSVAIRDAISAVQLPAVEVHITNVHAREEFRHHSYLSGISAAVIAGAGILGYRFAVEYLAGLRAGRN; this is translated from the coding sequence ATGAGCGAAGCCACCACCGACGGCGCCGGCCGCGGCACCATCCTGGTCCTTAACGGGCCCAACCTGAACCTGCTCGGCACCCGCGAGCCCGAGAAATACGGCACGGCAACCCTGGCCGACGTCGAGCAGCTCGCCAAGGACGCCGGCGCGGCGCACGGCCTGGACGTCGAGTGCTTCCAGTCCAACCATGAGGGTGCACTCGTGGATGCCATCCACGCCGCCCGCGGCAAGGCAGTCGGCATTGTCATCAACGCCGGCGCCTACACCCACACCTCCGTGGCGATCCGGGACGCCATCTCCGCCGTGCAGCTGCCCGCCGTCGAGGTCCACATCACGAACGTCCACGCACGCGAGGAATTCCGGCACCACTCGTACCTCTCGGGCATCAGCGCAGCCGTGATCGCCGGCGCCGGGATATTGGGCTACCGGTTCGCCGTCGAGTACCTCGCCGGGCTGCGGGCCGGCCGGAACTGA
- a CDS encoding YegP family protein, which translates to MAGILEIAEASGKKYFFKLTAPDGTVVAVSPLFNTVKSAAAGITAVRENAATGLIVDRSRASRRGPATEAEELPQP; encoded by the coding sequence TTGGCGGGAATTCTTGAGATCGCCGAGGCGAGCGGGAAGAAGTATTTCTTCAAGCTGACGGCCCCGGACGGAACGGTGGTCGCTGTGTCACCGCTGTTCAACACCGTCAAGAGCGCCGCCGCGGGCATCACCGCTGTGCGGGAGAACGCCGCGACCGGGCTGATCGTCGACAGGTCCCGGGCCAGCAGGCGCGGCCCGGCGACCGAAGCGGAAGAACTGCCTCAGCCGTAA
- the acs gene encoding acetate--CoA ligase, with product MSQQTPGSTTTQVPQGDAFENLSQENRKFAPSAEFAAHAVVTAADYAEADADRPAFWAKQARELLTWSKDFTQALDWSTPPFAKWFVGGEINAAYNALDRHVENGHGDRVAIYFEGEPGDTRTYTYAQLTEEVKKAANAFESLGVAKGDRVAVYLPMIPEAVITLLACARIGAIHSVVFGGFSAEALRSRIDDAEAKLVVTADGTYRRGKPSALKPAVDEALSHEGSGDGHTVQNVIVVKRNGQDVDWHEGRDHWWDDTVGTASAEHTAVGHDSEHPLFILYTSGTTGKPKGILHTTGGYLAQGAYTHKAVFDLKPDTDVYWCTADVGWITGHSYVAYAPLINGATQVIYEGTPDSPHQGRWWEIVEKYKVSILYTAPTAIRTFMKWGKEIPAKSDLSSIRVLGSVGEPINPEAWMWYREVIGANAGKNGERKENPAPIVDTWWQTETGAQMIAPLPGVTATKPGSAQVPLPGIAVDVVDEAGESVPNGSGGYLVIREPWPAMLRGIWGDPERFKETYWSRFETMYFAGDGAKKDEDGDIWLLGRVDDVMNISGHRLSTAEIESALVSHPAVAEAAVVGAADETTGQSVVAFVILRGDAVDTGDAIVQELRNHVSKEIGPIAKPKTILVVPELPKTRSGKIMRRLLKDVAEGREVGDATTLADNTVMAQIAQSLRK from the coding sequence ATGTCCCAGCAGACCCCCGGCTCCACGACGACGCAAGTACCGCAAGGCGATGCCTTCGAAAACCTGTCCCAGGAGAACCGTAAGTTCGCCCCCTCCGCCGAATTTGCTGCGCATGCCGTGGTGACCGCCGCTGACTACGCCGAGGCCGACGCCGACCGGCCCGCGTTCTGGGCGAAGCAGGCCCGCGAGCTGCTGACCTGGTCCAAGGACTTCACCCAGGCCCTGGACTGGAGCACACCGCCGTTCGCCAAGTGGTTCGTCGGCGGCGAGATCAACGCGGCCTATAACGCGCTGGACCGTCACGTTGAAAACGGCCACGGCGACCGGGTAGCGATCTACTTCGAAGGCGAACCCGGCGATACCCGCACCTACACGTACGCCCAGCTCACCGAGGAGGTCAAGAAGGCCGCCAACGCCTTCGAATCCCTCGGCGTCGCCAAGGGTGACCGCGTCGCGGTGTACCTGCCGATGATTCCCGAGGCCGTCATTACGCTGTTGGCCTGTGCCCGGATCGGTGCCATCCACTCGGTGGTGTTCGGCGGCTTCTCCGCTGAGGCGCTCCGGTCCAGGATTGACGACGCCGAAGCCAAACTGGTCGTCACTGCGGACGGCACCTACCGCCGCGGCAAGCCCAGCGCCCTCAAACCCGCCGTCGACGAAGCCCTCTCCCACGAAGGATCCGGCGACGGCCACACGGTGCAAAACGTCATAGTCGTAAAGCGCAATGGCCAGGACGTCGATTGGCATGAGGGCCGGGACCACTGGTGGGACGACACGGTCGGGACAGCCTCCGCCGAGCACACCGCCGTCGGGCACGATTCCGAGCACCCGCTGTTTATCCTTTACACCTCTGGCACCACCGGCAAGCCCAAGGGCATCCTGCACACCACCGGCGGCTACCTCGCCCAGGGCGCCTACACCCACAAAGCCGTCTTCGACCTCAAACCCGACACCGACGTGTACTGGTGCACCGCCGACGTCGGCTGGATCACCGGGCACTCCTACGTCGCCTACGCCCCGCTCATTAACGGCGCCACCCAGGTCATCTACGAAGGCACCCCGGACTCCCCGCACCAGGGCCGCTGGTGGGAGATCGTGGAGAAGTACAAGGTCTCCATCCTTTACACCGCCCCCACCGCCATCCGGACCTTCATGAAGTGGGGCAAGGAGATCCCGGCCAAGTCGGACCTGTCCTCGATCCGCGTCCTGGGCTCCGTCGGTGAACCCATCAACCCCGAAGCGTGGATGTGGTACCGCGAGGTCATCGGTGCCAACGCCGGCAAGAACGGTGAGCGCAAGGAAAACCCGGCGCCGATCGTGGACACCTGGTGGCAGACCGAAACCGGCGCGCAGATGATCGCACCGCTGCCGGGGGTGACAGCGACCAAGCCCGGCTCCGCCCAGGTCCCGCTGCCCGGCATCGCCGTGGACGTCGTGGACGAGGCCGGCGAGTCCGTGCCCAACGGCTCCGGCGGCTACCTCGTGATCCGCGAGCCGTGGCCGGCCATGCTGCGCGGCATCTGGGGCGACCCGGAGCGCTTCAAGGAAACGTACTGGTCGCGTTTTGAGACGATGTACTTCGCCGGCGACGGGGCCAAGAAAGACGAGGACGGCGACATCTGGCTGCTGGGCCGGGTCGATGACGTGATGAACATTTCCGGCCACCGCCTCTCCACCGCCGAGATCGAATCGGCGCTGGTCAGCCACCCTGCGGTGGCGGAGGCCGCCGTCGTGGGTGCAGCGGACGAGACCACCGGCCAATCGGTCGTCGCTTTCGTGATCCTGCGCGGGGACGCCGTGGACACCGGGGACGCGATAGTGCAGGAACTCCGGAACCACGTCAGCAAGGAGATCGGGCCGATTGCCAAACCCAAGACCATCCTGGTGGTGCCGGAGCTGCCCAAGACCCGATCCGGGAAGATCATGCGCCGCCTGCTCAAGGACGTCGCGGAAGGCCGCGAAGTCGGCGACGCCACCACCCTGGCTGACAACACCGTGATGGCCCAGATCGCGCAGTCACTAAGAAAGTGA
- a CDS encoding SRPBCC family protein, whose amino-acid sequence MTLAVSRRVAASPDVVWSLLTDIRQWPEWGPSVRAVEPAPAGSASTALGLGSRGKVRTVLGPALPYTVTAFEAGRSWSWSVAGIPATGHRVIPQDGGSLITFTVPWWAAAYLPVCALALRRIERLAATPLTRGAADPQPH is encoded by the coding sequence GTGACGTTGGCCGTATCGCGCCGGGTCGCAGCGTCACCGGACGTGGTGTGGTCGCTGCTCACGGACATCAGGCAGTGGCCGGAGTGGGGACCGTCAGTCAGAGCCGTCGAGCCTGCCCCGGCCGGGTCAGCTTCCACGGCACTTGGGCTCGGCAGCCGCGGAAAGGTTCGAACCGTCCTGGGTCCGGCGCTGCCGTACACCGTGACAGCTTTTGAGGCCGGACGGTCCTGGTCGTGGTCCGTTGCGGGGATTCCGGCCACCGGGCACCGGGTCATCCCGCAGGACGGCGGCTCCCTTATCACTTTCACCGTCCCCTGGTGGGCAGCTGCCTACCTCCCGGTCTGCGCCCTGGCCCTGCGGCGGATAGAGCGGCTCGCCGCAACCCCACTGACCCGGGGCGCCGCCGACCCGCAACCCCACTGA
- a CDS encoding CoA pyrophosphatase has protein sequence MTARQDLIDLVAAVAAGTALPPDPRWQELVVGPGDRVRRAAVLMLFGSLDDVPATSVKLLAPADLDVLLLQRAQTLDDHPGQVAFPGGGIDPGESVTAAALREAEEETGLDPAGVEVLGVMPELALPRGNFLVTPVLGWWASQSPVRVVDYGESAQVFRVPVRDLLDPDNRVMATVSRAGQTFQSPAFTVNDVVVWGFTGMILNQLFDQLGWAVPWDSDSLLSVDAWSRLYG, from the coding sequence GTGACCGCCCGCCAGGACCTGATTGATCTGGTGGCCGCTGTGGCGGCAGGGACGGCGCTGCCGCCCGATCCGCGCTGGCAGGAACTCGTTGTCGGCCCCGGCGATCGGGTACGCCGCGCGGCCGTGCTGATGCTTTTTGGCTCGCTGGACGATGTCCCGGCCACCTCGGTCAAACTCCTGGCCCCGGCGGATCTGGATGTGCTCCTGCTGCAGCGTGCCCAGACCCTGGATGACCATCCGGGGCAGGTCGCTTTCCCCGGCGGCGGTATTGACCCCGGCGAGTCCGTCACCGCGGCCGCACTGCGGGAAGCCGAGGAAGAAACAGGACTGGATCCGGCCGGCGTCGAAGTCCTCGGCGTGATGCCCGAACTTGCCCTTCCCCGCGGTAATTTCCTGGTGACGCCGGTCTTGGGCTGGTGGGCTTCCCAGTCGCCAGTTCGAGTGGTGGACTACGGCGAGTCCGCCCAGGTATTCCGGGTTCCGGTCAGGGACCTGCTGGATCCGGACAACCGCGTGATGGCCACCGTGTCCCGGGCCGGGCAAACCTTCCAGAGTCCTGCCTTCACAGTCAACGATGTTGTGGTTTGGGGCTTCACCGGAATGATCCTCAACCAGCTCTTCGATCAGCTGGGGTGGGCGGTCCCCTGGGACAGCGACAGCCTGCTCAGCGTCGATGCGTGGAGCAGGCTTTACGGCTGA